The Streptococcus sanguinis genomic sequence TCGTCCTATCAATCCTCTCTTTCACATCCTAGTCGAGACTTTTCAGATTGATGCCTTGGGTGAGCTCTTGGTCGGTGGAATTTTACTAGCGACAACGTTCTCTAGCATTACTTGGACTATTCCCAAGTTCTTGCTTTTCCTAGTCTGCATTCCTTTTGCGACCCTGATTTATACTTCTTTGAAAATCGCGACAGCCAGTATCGCTTTTTGGACCAAGCAGTCAGGTGCTATGATTTACATTTTCTATATGTTTAATGATTTTGCCAAGTACCCGATTTCCATTTACAATTCGCTCCTTCGTTGGTTGATTAGTTTTATCGTTCCTTTTGCTTTTACAGCCTACTATCCTGCTAGCTATTTCTTGCAGGACAAAAATGGGCTCTTTAACATTGGTGGTTTGATTCTGATTTCCCTTGTTTTCTTTTTCATTTCGCTCAAACTCTGGGATAGGGGATTGGATGCCTACGAAAGTGCGGGTTCGTAAGATGGAAAATATGTTTAGTCCTAAAGCTTAAAACATGAAAGGATTTAAAGATGGTAGCGATTGAAGAAGTGAAGGAAGAAAAACAAAAGATGATAGCAGTCAGTGAAGTTTTAAAGGATCTACCAGAATGGTTTGGAATACCTGAAAGTACACAAGCTTACATTGAAGGAGCTAGGGA encodes the following:
- a CDS encoding ABC transporter permease translates to MKKYQRMHLIFIRQYIKQIMEYKVDFVVGVLGVFLTQGLNLLFLNVIFQHIPSLEGWTFQEIAFIYGFSLIPKGLDHLFFDNLWALGQRLVRKGEFDKYLTRPINPLFHILVETFQIDALGELLVGGILLATTFSSITWTIPKFLLFLVCIPFATLIYTSLKIATASIAFWTKQSGAMIYIFYMFNDFAKYPISIYNSLLRWLISFIVPFAFTAYYPASYFLQDKNGLFNIGGLILISLVFFFISLKLWDRGLDAYESAGS